In Candidatus Methylomirabilota bacterium, a single window of DNA contains:
- a CDS encoding peptidylprolyl isomerase, which yields MKQTAVIVLDKGGEIRLEFFAADAPKTVENFVTLAKKGFYSGLTFHRVVPDFVVQGGCPKGNGTGGPGYTIKAEFNTQKHVRGALAMARSQHPDSAGSQFYICYGSTPHLDGQYTVFGRVTSGMEHVDRIRQGDRMTSVTIVEE from the coding sequence GTGAAGCAGACGGCGGTCATCGTGCTGGACAAGGGCGGCGAGATCCGGCTGGAGTTCTTCGCCGCGGACGCGCCGAAGACGGTCGAGAACTTCGTCACGCTGGCGAAGAAGGGCTTCTACAGCGGCCTCACCTTCCACCGGGTCGTCCCCGACTTCGTCGTGCAGGGTGGCTGCCCCAAGGGCAACGGGACCGGCGGCCCGGGCTACACGATCAAGGCCGAGTTCAACACGCAGAAGCACGTCCGCGGGGCCCTGGCGATGGCGCGCAGCCAGCACCCGGACTCGGCGGGCAGCCAGTTCTACATCTGTTACGGCTCCACGCCGCACCTCGACGGCCAGTACACGGTCTTCGGCCGCGTCACCTCCGGCATGGAGCACGTCGACCGGATCCGGCAGGGCGACCGGATGACGTCGGTAACGATCGTCGAGGAGTAG
- a CDS encoding peptidylprolyl isomerase, translating to MIGRSLAPALLVMAAVAAPGLAQTAPGKAAPAPQAVITLEKGGQITLELFPADAPRHVENFTKLARQGFYDGQRFHRVEDWVVQAGDPQSKTLPPGNARVGTGGPGYTIKAEFNRRPHERGALGMARGDDPDSAGSQFYITLKPARGLDGQYTVFGRVVKGMELADRLQVGDRIRTVRIVGP from the coding sequence GTGATCGGACGCTCGCTGGCCCCCGCCCTCCTCGTGATGGCCGCGGTGGCGGCGCCGGGGCTCGCCCAGACGGCGCCGGGGAAGGCCGCGCCCGCGCCGCAGGCGGTCATCACGCTCGAGAAGGGCGGGCAGATCACGCTCGAGCTGTTCCCCGCGGACGCGCCCCGGCACGTCGAGAACTTCACGAAGCTCGCGCGGCAGGGCTTCTACGACGGCCAGCGCTTCCACCGCGTCGAGGACTGGGTGGTGCAGGCGGGCGACCCGCAGTCGAAGACCCTGCCGCCCGGCAACGCGCGGGTGGGCACGGGCGGCCCGGGCTACACGATCAAGGCCGAGTTCAACAGGCGGCCGCACGAGCGCGGCGCGCTCGGCATGGCGCGCGGCGACGACCCGGACTCCGCGGGCAGCCAGTTCTACATCACGCTGAAGCCCGCGCGCGGCCTCGACGGCCAGTACACGGTCTTCGGCCGCGTCGTGAAGGGGATGGAGCTCGCGGACCGGCTTCAGGTCGGCGACCGGATCCGGACCGTCCGGATCGTGGGCCCATGA
- a CDS encoding PilZ domain-containing protein — MGALRCPKCGQARARRCHREGVLEHALSAFYVYPYRCQLCARRFRALQWGKRYAKQAEDRREYERVPLRAPLVAVSGGTRIEGEMLDLSVQGCTARTRTPLRAGANVRLEIELEPGAPPVVVAAALVKSVGTDRVGLYFIGIGDDETLRIRRALTALHRATHDAGVPPAPPIREDGRLQFLRSTGFWVTALVVVLAALVLTVLFPTFSRCVWGVTC; from the coding sequence ATGGGCGCGCTCCGCTGCCCGAAGTGCGGTCAGGCGCGCGCGCGGCGCTGCCATCGCGAGGGCGTCCTCGAGCACGCGCTCAGCGCGTTCTACGTCTATCCCTACCGCTGCCAGCTCTGCGCGCGCCGGTTCCGCGCGCTCCAGTGGGGCAAGCGCTACGCGAAGCAGGCGGAGGACCGCCGCGAGTACGAGCGCGTCCCGCTGCGCGCGCCGCTCGTCGCCGTGAGCGGCGGCACGAGGATCGAGGGCGAGATGCTCGACCTCTCGGTCCAGGGCTGCACGGCGCGGACGCGCACGCCCCTCCGCGCGGGGGCGAACGTGCGGCTCGAGATCGAGCTCGAGCCCGGCGCGCCGCCGGTGGTGGTCGCGGCGGCGCTGGTCAAGTCGGTCGGGACGGACAGGGTCGGCCTCTACTTCATCGGGATCGGCGACGACGAGACGCTCCGCATCCGCCGCGCCCTGACCGCGCTCCACCGCGCCACGCACGACGCGGGCGTGCCCCCGGCGCCGCCCATCCGCGAGGACGGCCGGCTCCAGTTCCTCCGGTCGACCGGCTTCTGGGTGACGGCGCTCGTCGTCGTCCTGGCGGCCCTCGTCCTGACGGTCCTGTTTCCCACCTTCTCGCGCTGCGTGTGGGGCGTGACGTGCTGA
- the typA gene encoding translational GTPase TypA, with the protein MQQRESIRNIAIIAHVDHGKTTLVDAMLWQSGLFRENESVPERIMDSIDLEREKGITIMAKNTAVVYRDVRVNIVDTPGHADFGSEVERTLTLVDGVLLLVDAAEGPLPQTRFVLKKALEAGLPPIVVVNKIDRADARPAEVLDEIYDLFIDLDATEDQLEFPVLYTDARLGTATRRLAEPGQSLEPLFETILATVPAPRFDPAAGLQFRVAMLDWDDYVGRLLIGRIVNGRIRQADRVAVVHRDGSTEFAKVTVLYGYEGLKRIEIAEAGPGDIVAIAGIEVIEIGETVADAESPQALPLIRIDEPTVSMLFSANVSPFAGREGRFVTSPQLRDRLMKEKRVNVGIRVEETDSPDTFRVSGRGELQLAILIEMMRREGYEVEVGKPTIITRAEGGRTLEPMEYLVIDVPEEYIGAITQKIGPRRGAMAKMVNHGTGRVRLEYRIPARGLIGYRTEFLTDTRGTGLLNHLFDGWDEWQGEIEHRQNGALVADRAGRTTAYAIDNLQARGVMFVAPGLEVYEGMIVGENARDNDLDVNITKEKKLTNMRASTADDATKLTPPRVMNLEQCLEWIREDELLEVTPKSLRLRKRALAGRRRF; encoded by the coding sequence ATGCAGCAGCGCGAGAGCATCCGCAACATCGCGATCATCGCCCACGTCGACCACGGCAAGACCACCCTCGTGGACGCCATGCTCTGGCAGTCCGGCCTCTTCCGCGAGAACGAGTCGGTCCCCGAGCGGATCATGGACTCGATCGACCTCGAGCGGGAGAAGGGCATCACGATCATGGCCAAGAACACGGCCGTCGTGTACCGGGACGTCCGCGTCAACATCGTGGACACGCCGGGGCACGCGGACTTCGGTTCGGAGGTCGAGCGGACGCTGACGCTGGTGGACGGGGTGCTGCTCCTCGTGGACGCGGCCGAGGGGCCGCTGCCGCAGACGCGGTTCGTGCTGAAGAAGGCGCTCGAGGCGGGCCTGCCGCCGATCGTCGTCGTCAACAAGATCGACCGCGCCGACGCGCGCCCGGCGGAGGTCCTCGACGAGATCTACGACCTCTTCATCGACCTCGACGCGACCGAGGACCAGCTCGAGTTCCCCGTCCTCTACACCGACGCCCGGCTGGGCACGGCCACGCGCCGCCTCGCGGAGCCCGGCCAGTCGCTCGAGCCGCTCTTCGAGACGATCCTCGCCACGGTCCCGGCGCCGCGGTTCGATCCCGCGGCGGGGCTCCAGTTCCGGGTCGCGATGCTCGACTGGGACGACTACGTGGGCCGGCTGCTCATCGGGCGGATCGTCAACGGTCGGATCCGCCAGGCCGACCGCGTGGCGGTCGTCCATCGCGACGGCTCGACCGAGTTCGCGAAGGTCACCGTCCTCTACGGCTACGAGGGCCTGAAGCGGATCGAGATCGCGGAGGCGGGCCCGGGCGACATCGTCGCGATCGCCGGCATCGAGGTCATCGAGATCGGCGAGACGGTGGCGGACGCGGAGAGCCCGCAGGCCCTCCCGCTCATCCGGATCGACGAGCCGACCGTGTCGATGCTCTTCTCGGCCAACGTCTCGCCGTTCGCCGGCCGGGAGGGCCGGTTCGTCACCTCGCCCCAGCTCCGCGACCGGCTGATGAAGGAGAAGCGCGTCAACGTCGGCATCCGCGTCGAGGAGACGGACTCGCCCGACACCTTCCGCGTCTCGGGCCGCGGCGAGCTGCAGCTCGCGATCCTCATCGAGATGATGCGGCGCGAGGGCTACGAGGTCGAGGTCGGCAAGCCGACCATCATCACGCGCGCGGAGGGCGGCCGGACGCTCGAGCCGATGGAGTATCTCGTCATCGACGTCCCCGAGGAGTACATCGGCGCCATCACCCAGAAGATCGGCCCGCGGCGGGGCGCGATGGCGAAGATGGTCAACCACGGGACGGGACGCGTGCGGCTCGAGTACCGCATCCCCGCGCGCGGCCTCATCGGCTACCGCACCGAGTTCCTCACCGACACCCGCGGCACCGGCCTCCTCAACCACCTCTTCGACGGCTGGGACGAATGGCAGGGCGAGATCGAGCACCGGCAGAACGGCGCGCTCGTCGCCGACCGGGCGGGCCGCACCACCGCGTACGCGATCGACAACCTCCAGGCCCGCGGCGTGATGTTCGTCGCCCCCGGCCTCGAGGTCTACGAGGGGATGATCGTCGGCGAGAACGCGCGCGACAACGACCTCGACGTCAACATCACGAAGGAGAAGAAGCTCACCAACATGCGCGCGTCCACCGCGGACGACGCCACCAAGCTCACCCCGCCCCGCGTCATGAACCTCGAGCAGTGCCTCGAGTGGATCCGCGAGGACGAGCTGCTCGAGGTGACGCCGAAGTCGCTCCGCCTGCGGAAGCGCGCGCTCGCCGGCCGCCGCCGCTTCTAA
- a CDS encoding DMT family transporter produces the protein MIAETTLGALAALASALSWAVTSLLVRSLIGELGSFGINALRSSVGGAILLAWVLATGGIGALTAMSAGAFGLLALSIVAAITVGDTVFFESTRVLGVGRAMTISMTYPVGAALLAAAFLDEPLTPTLAAGTLLTLGGLTLIVAPWAERAPDERFWFGVGTATLASLAWAVSIVVLKPPLREVEPVIAQAIRLPLAAATLWATPWARGALDGLGRRGRPVLARLAVLSVLTAVSSVLFVAGVKYAGVGVAAVLSSTAPMFAIPLGFVFFGERLSRGALLGAGVTIAGIVVLQL, from the coding sequence GTGATCGCCGAGACGACGCTGGGCGCGCTCGCCGCCCTGGCCTCCGCGCTGAGCTGGGCGGTGACCAGCCTCCTCGTGCGCTCGCTGATCGGCGAGCTCGGGTCGTTCGGCATCAACGCGCTCCGCTCGAGCGTCGGGGGCGCGATCCTCCTCGCCTGGGTCCTCGCGACGGGCGGGATCGGCGCGCTCACCGCCATGTCCGCCGGCGCGTTCGGCCTCCTGGCCCTGTCGATCGTCGCGGCGATCACGGTCGGCGACACGGTGTTCTTCGAGAGCACGCGCGTCCTCGGCGTGGGCCGCGCCATGACGATCTCGATGACCTACCCGGTGGGCGCCGCCCTGCTCGCCGCGGCCTTCCTCGACGAGCCGCTCACGCCCACGCTCGCCGCCGGCACGCTCCTGACCCTCGGCGGGCTCACGCTGATCGTCGCGCCCTGGGCGGAGCGCGCGCCGGACGAGCGGTTCTGGTTCGGGGTGGGAACGGCGACGCTCGCGTCGCTCGCGTGGGCGGTTTCCATCGTCGTCCTCAAGCCACCGCTCCGCGAGGTGGAGCCGGTGATTGCGCAGGCGATCCGGCTGCCGCTGGCGGCGGCGACCCTCTGGGCGACGCCGTGGGCGCGCGGCGCCCTCGACGGGCTCGGCCGGCGCGGGCGGCCGGTGCTCGCGCGGCTCGCCGTGCTGAGCGTCCTCACCGCGGTGAGCTCGGTGCTGTTCGTGGCCGGGGTCAAGTACGCTGGCGTCGGGGTGGCGGCGGTGCTGTCGTCGACGGCACCGATGTTCGCGATCCCGCTCGGGTTCGTCTTCTTCGGCGAGCGGCTGTCCCGCGGCGCGCTGCTGGGCGCCGGCGTCACGATCGCCGGGATCGTGGTGCTGCAGCTCTGA
- a CDS encoding dodecin family protein, protein MAVARVTKIIGSSPRGWQEAADEAMKRANKTLRNVTGIHLLEQKAHVEKGKITEYRATIEVTFILEG, encoded by the coding sequence ATGGCGGTCGCACGGGTCACCAAGATCATCGGGTCGTCTCCGCGAGGCTGGCAGGAGGCCGCGGACGAGGCCATGAAGCGGGCGAACAAGACGCTCCGGAACGTCACGGGCATCCACCTCCTGGAGCAGAAGGCGCACGTCGAGAAGGGGAAGATCACGGAGTACCGGGCGACGATCGAGGTGACGTTCATCCTGGAGGGCTAG